The Polypterus senegalus isolate Bchr_013 chromosome 1, ASM1683550v1, whole genome shotgun sequence genome includes a window with the following:
- the LOC120527779 gene encoding uncharacterized protein LOC120527779: MLVKVNYLQVKKYIKLQDGFTFEEFLNKANDALQVFDETNTNVEEDIFQELVQSNPQICFTSLLFKKKISPTATSTPSTCTDPLSNSSDVEGLERTKLNLSASSNFNNGREITSAEKAKQIVQNALKEKPGGLDVLEEYELTKTLKHSTRLQLVNVLVSHMTEVHGRIPTLKQRETYALGIVSLFPALRDPYSSKGYVNQDFILLFNAETSAKLLEQWEMAFKPKVIEEAKSLTLTAELQSHISAAEKQQSEHGRKKVKISPTDAVDRLVHFHKSCTSIEEHLMGRESHQPYLLAVGRTNKRIDNFYVVVDKQLIPCLGTTSLSAIDELFKVHYVFNLTYEESLANVYTFLQTTVYNIDIGLTNESPRVRELCVQLLNNV, from the exons ATGCTGGTGAAGGTGAATTATCTTCAGGTGAAGAAATACATCAAATTGCAAGATGGGTTCACATTTGAGGAGTTTCTAAACAAAg CAAATGATGCACTTCAAGTCTTTGATGAGACAAATACTAATGTGGAGGAAGATATTTTTCAAGAGTTGGTTCAGAGCAACCCACAGATATGCTTCACA TctctcctttttaaaaaaaaaatttcacccaCAGCTACCTCAACACCAAGTACATGCACTGATCCACTTTCAAACTCCAGTGATGTAGAAGGGTTGGAGAGAACTAAACTGAACCTGTCTGCAAGCTCAAACTTTAATAATGGCAGAGAAATCACAAGTGCTGAAAAGGCAAAACAG ATTGTTCAAAATGCCCTGAAAGAGAAACCTGGTGGTTTGGATGTTCTCGAAGAATATGAGCTAACTAAAACACTGAAGCACAGCACGAGACTACAGCTTGTTAATGTTCTTGTTAGCCATATGACAGAGGTTCATGG GAGGATTCCCACACTTAAACAGAGAGAGACGTATGCCTTGGGCATTGTTTCTCTTTTCCCTGCTCTAAGAGACCCATATTCATCGAAGGGCTAT GTAAATCAAgactttattttgctgtttaatgCTGAAACATCTGCAAAATTGCTTGAGCAGTGGGAGATGGCATTCAAGCCAAAAGTCATTGAAGAAGCAAAGTCTCTCACTTTGACAGCAGAACTTCAAAGTCACATCAGTGCAGCAGAGAAACAACAGTCTGAACACG GGAGAAAGAAAGTTAAAATCAGTCCCACTGATGCTGTTGACAGGCTTGTACATTTTCATAAG TCCTGTACCAGCATTGAAGAACATCTCATGGGAAGAGAAAGCCACCAACCATACCTACTTGCAGTAGGACGAACCAACAAGAGGATTGACAATTTTTATGTCGTTGTTGACAAGCAGCTCATCCCCTGTCTAGGAACCACCTCCCTGAGTGCCATAGATGAACTTTTCAAAGTTCATTACGTCTTTAACCTAACCTATGAGGAATCCCTGGCAAATGTCTACACCTTTCTACAGACAACAGTCTACAACATTGACATAGGTCTAACAAACGAGTCGCCAAGAGTAAGAGAACTATGTGTGcaattgttaaacaatgtttaa